Sequence from the Bombus pyrosoma isolate SC7728 linkage group LG3, ASM1482585v1, whole genome shotgun sequence genome:
AGCCAATCGCGCGATCTAGCAAAGATTATTCCAAACACTGGTCACTAAAGTATGGTAATCTGTATTTTTTGGTCTTCCTTCGAAATGGTGTCTCCGTCGCGAAACACTGCAGCTCTTCGGCAACTCACCACGGTGTATACCCTGTTAGTCCCCACTACGTGCAATACTTCGTCCCcactttcgtttcgttttcataGATGGATAACCGTCTAGAATCAAGATTGATCGGAGGGACCACGCGCTTTTACCCTTCTTTCCCTCTTCCAGATACCGTCACCGCTGttcatcttcttcctctcttctgtgCCGTACTCTCACTTCGACGTCCTTCGCCAGCGTTTGCGgaaaaattaacattacaGCGATCTTTACAAATGATCATCGCGTTCCTGGAATGTTTCGAAATCCATGTAACTATAATGCTATCGCTAGTTTGCTTTTCGTTAACTTTGATTCGCCTTTACTATATCTGGTtcaagtaatttaaaataaatctatacatatatgtattatgttataaatttagGTGGATGGTAAGCGAACATTGAATCTTGTTAGACAATGTTTGATCTTATTATATCATTCGATTTACGATGTTAATTTCCTCTTCAGGAGATCGGTTACGCTACATCTTTCACTCTCTCCTCTTATGTTTCTTGCCTCTTTCGCTCCATTTCTTTCATTGATGTACTGCGTGTTTTACCCAATTGATAATTCTGATCGTCTTCTACGTCTCGTCGATCCTAGTATGAAATTTACCaaaactaattttataaaatatcgtagaataaaataatttttgtttattggTATAATTTGAAAGTAACGATAATATTATAGATGGAATAAGATAGTTTGACATGCGACTAACATTGTTCCAAAgtgttacataaaatttcttcgaatcgatTATTGCGAAAGCGAcactaaatttaatttatcacgaAAGCATCACACGTTGACGCACTGATCGATCGAGCAGATTTCGGAAACGTTTGCCGTGAAATGCGAAGAACTTTCAGACGATCACTTTCACTGCTCACGGAAATTTACACGCGATTTGAATTCACTAAAGAAAAAGTGACAATACTCACACCGATAAATACTAATAGCTTGAAAGACTAATTTGTTTGTAAAaagtattgtaaaattttcgatATGTACCCGATAATAAAGAATCTAATAAACGTACtctgatataattatatacgatgattttatacaaaatcttAAACAAAGCACCAGAAACCGtatagaaagaatatttgcaTTTGAAAATATCCGTTCTCTGAAGTTTCGCGTTTTAATTTCTATGATGCTATCGAGAAGTTTcgacgaatataaataaaagtaaaaacttTCACTCTCGAGTTCGTGTGACAATTTCGTTATATACGTACAACTATATATTAACAGTAACAGAATTACGCAATTGTATGTAtggtaattagaaaataatttcgttccAATGTTATGAAAAAGAGAGACGTATtaaaagtgttttattttccatgatatatttaataagtcAGTGAACATTAAAATCTACAGATGAACTTAATCTTAAATCTACGTCGGTGGTTTGGCGCCTTTTCTCCTGCTATGTCCACCAGAAGGTTTTGGTTTCGGTGGTGGATTTTCCAAAGCGTCCAATTCCTCGTCGGTCAATTGACCTTTGTACCAGTCTTTGCTAAAATTCCGCAGAAACATCTGATTATTATCTTCGTCAGAAAGTAAAACACGAAACGAATACCGAATTTttgacaattattatttatccttGGCAAATAATCCACATTGAACGTGGTCTATCTTACTCGAACTTACCATTCGGGTATTTTCCTCGCCCAATCACATTTTCCAGTGCGTTCGTCGAAAGCTTGACCCAATTTACAACCGCTCCTCCTAGGTATCTCTCCATTCACGCACACGTAAAAATATTGACAATCCTCCGTGTCAGGATATCGAGGGTGCGTAGCGGCAACAGACTCGTCTACTTTTGGGcacgtgaaattaaataattcccTGGAACCGCAGCCTTTTTTCTGCGCCTCGTCGGGCCAATTGCAAATACCCGTTTTCTCGGAGAAGACCAGACCCTCTGGACACGTGATCATATTATACTTTCCTTCCACACAGTAGTAGAACGTATTGCATATTCTAGGATCTTCGTGAGCGAAATAGCCGTGCATTCTTGGGCAATGTGGAGAGGGTTGTGGTTTCTctgtaattgaatttatttacgGTTAGCAGGGAAATAATTTAGAGCACGTTGTAATACAATTCGATACTCACGTAATTTTGGCCTCTTGGTGCAATCGATTCCGAATGGCAGGTCGCATTTTTCGTGTTGAGGGCTAAAGTCGTTGAACACAAGACCATCGGGACATAGTTTCTCGATGACTTTGCCATCCCGGCAGTCGTAATATTTGTCGCATTGTTCCGCATCAGGAAAATAACCGTTAGGTTCGGGACATTGATCCGAAAGTTCTTCTTCGTCCTCCTCGTACTCTTCCTCGTCTTCCGTAGGTTGCTGTTTCTTCTGCAACGCTGGCAAAGCCACTTTCCTACGATTCTGCTCGAGTGCCTCTTGCTTCCTCGTTAAAGCGGTGACAACACCTAAAAAATGTCCGattgttacgatatttacGAATGTTTTTTTCTAACGCGTTAGCAAAACCCTTGGCTGCAATTTATTCAACGttattctttgatatttccTTGCTttgatttgtaaaaaattacattttttttttctacgtcTTTGCTCTGAAGAAAATGCATATTTGACCTTggtttagaaataaatttcatttcaactcTTTCTATGCGAAAAGGTGAACCTATACAATGCGGATGCATTCACGTCGATAGCCAGGAATAACgaatgaatttgaataaaataagaaagaaaataaaaacggtGAATGGCGAGAGAGGGTCGACTGGTCGGAGTGTTTTCAAGGCAAGACGCGACGTCTTGCGTCCCTGAATAAACGCCGGTTTGTACGTAAACGCCGGTCGACCTCGCGAACGGAAGAAAGCGAGAAAGTAGCTGGTCCTCGTGTGTGTCTGCTCGGCCACAACTTAAATGTCGTTTAATCGCTCAGACCTGTTAACTTTCCAACACTCTATATAGGCTTCGATACGTTTTGAAGATGATAATTTTAGCCGTGCGAGCTTAAATTTATCGTAGAACTATAGCAGACCGTGTCGAGAAAATGTATCTGCCAATTAATCGCATTGATTGGATTGTATTTATGTAGAGTAGGTAATTCAAAGagatgtttaaataatttcaccaTGAGTTAGTTTACTTTAAGGAGATTAACGACATTAGAAAAGTCACTTtatagagaaaaattgaaaattctagCTGGTGGATACTTTTATTACTGAGAAGACAACTCTATTAAATATCGACTAACcactaattaaatttcgacaTCACGCGCCACCGTAATTATCAAAGTAACCCAAGTCGAGAATCTAAAAAGGACGAATCTGTTTCTTACCTTCCGTTGTGTCTATCTACGTtacaataatatgaaattctcTTTACAAAGTAGTAGAAATCGAACCTTTGGATTGAGCTGGTTGTTGCGATATCGAATCAATTCAATTCATGCGTCAAACGCAACACTTTAAATAtctcgaaacgaaaaatatacgacACAGGCCACTTTCATAATCACCGACGTACGTGTGACGCACTAGTTGCTTTCCACAGCTTCGGCGTTGCACATATGCGACGCATTCTAAAATCCGCCCGAATTGCCTACttatcattttctattattatatatgcatacGAATATATGTCATATTGTGTAACATgtcgaaaatttgaaactctGCCTGTGACCAACGACTTTTTCCTTAAACGGCGGTAGCGAAAGGATTAAATAagattttcgttcgatttgtTCGTCAAATTGCGAACCAGCACGTGGTCTAGAGAAATGGAACTTTCTATAAGAAGCTGAAGCGAACTGATTTCTTAACAACAAACGATGTTGTAAGTTGTTTCGTGGATAGATAAGAGTCGTGTATCTACATATGTAGGACGTATAAATCAAATTATGAATGAATCAGATTATTCAACCAATATGCATGTAAATTAAGGCTACAATTTCCATATTGCGCGTCTATCTCTATACGCGATcagatgtaaattattaagaatctCTACAGAATAGAATTGATACTATGGCAAACTTATTCTAGCAACTAGTAGAAACTATAGTAAGAGCCGAAGCAATAATTAAATCCACGTCCCTACTTTGTAAGAAGTAAAACAATACCTCGGATAAAGGTCACTAGTCAAACTGGCtgttattttaacaattgttCTCACGGTGTCTTTCTATCTTACAgtgaaattctttaaaattcaagTATTTAGCAAGTTTGAAACAATTTGTCTATTAACTATTGATTTCTGCTATGGAATACGAAATATTCACGTAGTTACGTTTACAAAACTAGAAAGTTTAAACGAGTGGAAACGCAGTTACACACTTAATAAGGATTGAAACGttgcttttataaaattactcaCCGAGACAAATTAGGAGACACAACACCTCCGTCTTCATCCTGACGGAGGACgtgaatattcgaaaaaaaatataatcttttcgTTACGTCAGAATCAAGTCACGGTTCTTCGAACGTGAAGGAATTGATGACTAGAGACTACTGGGTCGCATCGAGAGGGTCCCAGGGCCTTATATGCATCCCCCACTTTTCCATTCACGAGGTTACAACATTCGATGACCGCGTAGAACCAAAGGAGAACCATAGCTCTTCTGCATACTCGTGTCGATCCAACACTCCGTTAAAGCTACATTGACTTAGCCGtacattaaacaaaataacCAATGTTTCAAGCATTTTtagatataaaatgtttaatatgattggaatttcattaacacaGAATCAAGAACTTTAATGGTCTTCTGTATCCGGGATATTCTCTTCTATTAATTgccttttttttatcttatatcgtTTATGTTTATCATTAAATGCTTCTTTAAAGTGTTCTGTCATACGATTAGAATTTATGGTAGATTGAATTATGTTGTATCCATTTGCGTAGATTTAATAACAGGTTTCGCGATCCCACCATCCTGCAGGATTTCTTCTGATCCAAAGCTTTCTAAGTTCGTCGTAAACCAGAATAATCACCGCATACGGTACACCTGGTAGCCACCACTCAAAGATCAATGGATAAGTTCTGagaatttctttcatataaGGGACATAACAAACGACGCAGGCTACCGTTATCTCGAAAACAATCCCAAAATTAAGTACCCAATTGTCCATGCCTTgatgaaagagagagacacgACGAGTTTTGCAGATCATCACGTCAGCAATTTGAACAATCACTATACTGACAAAGAAAGCGGTATGGCAAGTATATTCGAGTATCTTGCGCTGCTCGTACGTCCATTCTTGACCGTAACAATCTTGCAAGTCGTTTACGACGATACTGTCCCACGACGATCGTAAATCCAGTAATCTATAAGGTAGAAAACCATGTTCCGCCATAACTACGAAATATGTGACGAAACCAGCACAAGCTTCGATTATGCCGATCTGTCCGTAAGACAGGAAAAGTAACCGATGACTGACGAGATGATCTTTCAGTGGAATTCTGGGTTTCCTacaatttcgaattaatttaatttatagcttgaaaaaagaaattataacttAAGATTgctaatataattattatagatagATATAGAGATAGATTGATGTTTTGAGCAAAATTATCGGTACCTAAGGATAATGTTGGATTCAGATTTCTCGTAAGCCAATGAAACGGCTGGCCACATGTCCGTGCCAAGATCTATGCACAATATACAAATCACGCCTACAGGCAAAGGAATGCCAAGTACAATGAATGCCAAAAAGGGTGTTATCTCTGGAATGTTACTAGCTAGAGTATACGCGATACTCGATTTCAAGTTGTCGAATACTCTTCGTCCTTCTTCGATCCCGGCAACTATAGAGGCAAAATCGTCGTTTAATAGAATCAAGTCTGCAACTTCTTTACTCACGTCCGACCCTATCGATGAAACACGCGTTAAAACACATGTCACTTAAGTAACATCATCGAAGATTAATAGGAtcagataattaaatattcctgtCTCGTTGATTTCTCTTGGATTTAATCCCGCTATGTTCCCTCGGCCATTTTCGAACcaattatacatattcttctaaagttgaaaaatatttgaacaagaTATGAGAAAAGTCTTATTCTTATctttgatttcaattttatgataaacATTTACTTAAAACATTACAAATCCGTTTTATAAGAACGGAAATCCGAAATGTAGAAACTCGAGGGCCGTAGCAaggttaataattattaaaaacgaaaCAGTAAAGTACCAGCAATGCCCATAGCGATGCCGATATCGGCCTTTTTCAATGCCGGTGTGTCATTGACTCCATCACCGGTAACAGCGGTGATCAGATGAAGTCGTTGACAGCTCTCTACGATCTGAAGCTTTTGCACGGGAGATGTTCTAGCGAAAACAATCTCAGGGTATTGTCTTATGATACGGTCGAGTTCTTCCGAGTCTAAGTCTCGCAACTCCACTCCCGTCACCACGATcgaatgtttcttttcattgTGATCGTTGTGCAAAAAATCATCGGTGATGATGCCGACATACTTAGCGATTGCTCTCGCTGTATCAGGGTGATCGCCAGTTACCATGATCACCTTGATTCCGGCGCAACGACATTTGTACACTGCGTCTGGCACTGCTGGCCTCGGCGGATCCATCATTGATATTAACCCGATCTAATAATAACGTAGAATATCGACTTACTTGCATAAATtcgtgtatattttattttaataaagataaaaatataacgcaagagttatttcaataaatgaatcgccatataaaaaaaaagggaaataataataacgaagcAATAGCTAGAAAGACCTATTGAAGAAACGAATTGTCTTTTTAACGGATATTAATTGAAACTTTAAGAAACTATATATGCGTATGTATGCGCGTGATagatgttaatataataaggTCTTATTTCGTATAAACAGAAGATTACTAGTCTCAAGTTTTGAAGAGGAAAATTCGGAGGATCCTCTCTGAAGACGTAATTCGATGGGAAAGAAGATACAGGCAGATCGAGATCAGCAAAACCAAGTACACGTTCACCATTATTTGCTAGAATATAACAAGATTCCGTATAAGCTTTTTTGATTTCATCATTCAGTTTCCTTGTTTCGTTATCGAACGCTACGGTCGAGCATCGCTCTAGAACTCTTTCTGGTGCACCCTTTAAAAAAACAACGTATTTCTTCCCACACATATAAACGTTGGCTTGAAATTTATCCGTCGAATTAAACGGTATTTCGGACACCTAAATTAACAAAGATAGGTTCGTTAGATCGTTGGATGATCGACTCCGTAAACGATCATACTTTGACACCTTTACGCAAGTTCTTCTATATGCTTCTGCGCCTCCTTTCACGAGAACTTCCATACATTTTAATAAGGCAGCGTCAGAAGCATCCCCcaaaattttcctttctctcaACGGCGGTGCGGgcatatttttagataaagGCTCCCATTCAGCCCGATTACAAAGACTAGCCACCCTGGCTAAGTTATGAAATCctgtgtttttaatatattttctccaCGTGTCAGAAGCCATTACCTCTTGCAATTCACCGTTGTACCACATGTGTCGGACCTGAAAGGTAGATAACGAAGTTATTTTTGTGATCATTAGTTTCACGATATTACAACGCGAGAACGCtgtaaaactaaaaaaaagaaaagaaagaaaaagaaagaaagaaagaaagctggcgctaatatttaaataggaaCAGTatcctttttataattttgtcattatttcctttctttctactttcttcaaattatcgcctattacatattatacagTCCGCCGTAATAAATCACATTCCACAGCTTgtagaaatagagaaatagaATTCTTAAACGAAGAGAATTCTACCAATGACACAGCACGCTTACGGTCATTTTATTTTGAGTGAGCGTTCCCGTTTTGTCACTGCAAATAACAGCGGTGCATCCTAATGTCTCGATAGCTTCGAGATGCTTCACCAGGCAATTTTTGCTTGCCATTCTGTTCGCTGTTAAAGTGAGGCTAACGGTCATAGTGGCTGCCAATCCCTCCGGCACGTTCGCAACTATTATACCGATTAGAAACGCTATCGAATTGATCCAAGTATAGCCCATTGCCGTGGACAAGGTAAAGAACAGAATTCCGAGGAATATAGCCCAGcacgatattattttcataaatcgaTGAAGTTCGCGTGAAAGGGGCGTGGGTCTTGATGCCAATTTCGAAGTTAGTTTAGCAACTCTACCCATCACGGTATTGTCACCGCGAGCAACCACGACTCCTTTTCCGCTGCCTGTTGTACATTAACGAAGCTTAACTTTACGAAACGATACGGGAAGCCTTGAGAAACCATAGGAAATTCTTGAGAAATTAATACGCGGCAACTCGTTTCGTCATACGTTACCTTCCACTATATCAGTTGAGAAGAAAACCATATTCTTTGCCTCCATCAGATTATTCGTTGGATGAACATTGGCTGTTCTTAAAAGCGGGATAGATTCTCCGGTAATCGAAGCATTGTCGATCTTAAGACCTTAGTGGaacgtatatatttcttcaaaatgcTCAGGCAGTTAATGAAACCGACTtgtaatgaattaaatatcatgaaataactgcgaaacgatatatatatatatatatatatatatatacgaatttaatatatttgaagcTGATGGCGTTACCTTTGAGAATAAACGAAATGATCGGACGAATAAAACAGCACCAACGCTGTaaacagtggctacaaaaagcaTTGCAATACTATTGTACCACAGAGCATTGACatatcaattaattagatgcgagtatattaaatttcatatcatttagCAGTACCTTCGTGCGAGTACAGTAATTTGatattgtgaaaataaaaaagagaagaataaacataattcgtcgaatttaaataatctagTATgtagacaaatattttacgcttctttagattgtatttataacaaaatcgACAAGATATCTCGAGCGTCGACGAAGAGAAAGGCGAGGACTTTTTTGTTGGGAAATAAGAAAGTTACGGTTGCAACTGCAGCGATACGAATTTACCTTGACATTCCAGGATCCTAATGTCAGCGGGTACTCGGTCACCGGTTTCCAAAAGGACAATGTCCCCGACAACTAATTCGGCTACGGGCAATACCTTTTTTTCGCCGTCCCTCAGCACCTTCGTCTTTTGCGGCAGCATCTGCTGGAACGACTCTATAATTCGAGAACTCTTCGACTCCTGATAATGGCTGAACATCGCCGTAACTAAGATTAAGCCAACGAGCACGATGCCAAGCCCCAAATGTTCCTTAGAAGCTTCGCCGTAAGTGCCATACTCCAGAAGATAATTGCAAAAACATAATACAGCACCTAtctaaacaatttatatttctctatttaagTAGAAGCTTCGtacgtaaaatttgaaaaggatctgaaaatgtatttaaaagttGCAGGATATTTAGCTACGCTTCGCAAAGATCATCAAAGTAATTGGACAGTCAATTGTTCGTTACATTAACAAGCCATAATATATAGTAGAATCATTTGTGGCACTAATCATGTGTTTAGGACTACCGTTCATGTTATACGCTAATTTTTCACTAAGTTTATGTTTGCGATAAATATCTGATACCTTCTATATAGCTGTTCggatgaatttcaaattttactattacaGAGAGACGATTGTCGTCTCTCATTACAGTgccaacgaaatttcaaagtgtttcacataacacatataatatgtatatatgcatataacgTTGGAACAGTTTCGTGAACCACTGTATATcgtacgatattaaaaataaaattcattcttATACCCATATCAATAAAGAAAATCCTCCGAAACATAAACGTAAGAATTTTAATGCATTAGAAATCTTTCTTGGAGGCGTGAGTTCATTTGGACCAGTCTTGTCTAAAAGATCGCATGCAACGGTTGTGGATAGGCCATGCGTCGTATTTGTCCCTAGACTTTGCAATAAATCTTCCGTTGCTCGAAGGTGAACGTCTGTTTCGATATCACGACGTAGAGATTCAAGATTGGTAACAGTACGTTGTCGTCTTCGTCTTCCAGTGTATGGtagaattttccatttacGAAACCAATTCGTTGCAAACATTATTAGATGcaaaaatcaaaagaaaaatatattgcttataaaaacgtgaaataaccaaaatatgtacatatttaatatgaaaattatatcgagATATCGTAACACAGATTTTTTTGCAGTAACGTATAGCGCATCGATTTTACCCTGAAtaaatgtttcgatattttcttgttCATAAATGATTGGAACAAAATACTATTcagtttatgaaaaattttaatgaaattttaatatatgtgaTGAACAAAATGTTTAGAAAGCATTTCACtaaatatagaaagtaaaatagagaaataattaataatgtatcGTAGAATCgtctatttacaatttatgatTTCCATTGTAATATCacaagtatttaaataatttactttctcccattgaaaaaatatttatcatacttAATCTAAATACCGACTGTGTAACGAGTAAATGAGGAAACATGTTCTACTTTACCTACAGAATATTTCAGTGTCGACGAAGAGAAGATGTTGGTGGCGCTGATGTACAAAGGCCGAAGCTGTACAAATCGGAAAACTCGGAAGACGCCACGCAGAGAAAGCGAGTTTTCGGATCGCCATAATAGCGCCATAGCGGTGTGTACATTGTCCCGCTCGTTCGTCGTTCGTGACGGGACGCTTACCGACGCTCGGCGTCGTTTCGTGGGATTTCGATTAATGAGTGACATACTCCAATCGAAATAGGCATTTTTGTCGTAATTGTTCTCACGGTGCGTCACACTACGATTATACAACATTCGTGAAGAACGGCTATTTGGAACGCGTGTGTGCTTTGCGAGGTGCGTGAACGGACGATAGTCAAACATGGAGAACAGGCCGGCGCCGCTCAGGTCCAGGCGGGTCTGTCGATTTTGCCTAACCGAAACTGAACCACTTTCTTTTATCTATGAAAGAGATCATAGTAAACCATTTCAAGTGCCACTTACACTGCAAATCATGTCGTGCGTCGCCATTGaggtaattattttctcataaaacggCATCGACTGCCACTGATTCATTGTCTAACTACCTTTTGTATGATATTCTTAGAGAAGtcatacttttaaatattattgctatacaacttattcgtttcttttttctgttagAAGCATCGTTCTTTGTCCAATTATATCCGTTATTATCGATATCTTACATGGACCAAAATGCCAATAGACAGTGAATGGTATGATTTGGATAATGCAGATATGTTATTTGCCGATTGAGCAAAATTCATTCGATCATTTTTCGTTACAATTCGATCATAATAACTTAATTCACTAATACGATTGATATGTACGATCAATAATAGATCAatcgatatttgaaaattttaagtttggtataatattttttatttatgtaaatgtaatttacgaaataaaatcatatatcaTTGATAACTTCCTCTAA
This genomic interval carries:
- the LOC122577964 gene encoding protein obstructor-E; this translates as MKTEVLCLLICLGVVTALTRKQEALEQNRRKVALPALQKKQQPTEDEEEYEEDEEELSDQCPEPNGYFPDAEQCDKYYDCRDGKVIEKLCPDGLVFNDFSPQHEKCDLPFGIDCTKRPKLQKPQPSPHCPRMHGYFAHEDPRICNTFYYCVEGKYNMITCPEGLVFSEKTGICNWPDEAQKKGCGSRELFNFTCPKVDESVAATHPRYPDTEDCQYFYVCVNGEIPRRSGCKLGQAFDERTGKCDWARKIPECKDWYKGQLTDEELDALENPPPKPKPSGGHSRRKGAKPPT
- the LOC122577956 gene encoding sodium/potassium-transporting ATPase subunit alpha-like → MAIRKLAFSAWRLPSFPICTASAFVHQRHQHLLFVDTEIFCRRRRQRTVTNLESLRRDIETDVHLRATEDLLQSLGTNTTHGLSTTVACDLLDKTGPNELTPPRKISNALKFLRLCFGGFSLLIWIGAVLCFCNYLLEYGTYGEASKEHLGLGIVLVGLILVTAMFSHYQESKSSRIIESFQQMLPQKTKVLRDGEKKVLPVAELVVGDIVLLETGDRVPADIRILECQGLKIDNASITGESIPLLRTANVHPTNNLMEAKNMVFFSTDIVEGSGKGVVVARGDNTVMGRVAKLTSKLASRPTPLSRELHRFMKIISCWAIFLGILFFTLSTAMGYTWINSIAFLIGIIVANVPEGLAATMTVSLTLTANRMASKNCLVKHLEAIETLGCTAVICSDKTGTLTQNKMTVRHMWYNGELQEVMASDTWRKYIKNTGFHNLARVASLCNRAEWEPLSKNMPAPPLRERKILGDASDAALLKCMEVLVKGGAEAYRRTCVKVSEIPFNSTDKFQANVYMCGKKYVVFLKGAPERVLERCSTVAFDNETRKLNDEIKKAYTESCYILANNGERVLGFADLDLPVSSFPSNYVFREDPPNFPLQNLRLIGLISMMDPPRPAVPDAVYKCRCAGIKVIMVTGDHPDTARAIAKYVGIITDDFLHNDHNEKKHSIVVTGVELRDLDSEELDRIIRQYPEIVFARTSPVQKLQIVESCQRLHLITAVTGDGVNDTPALKKADIGIAMGIAGSDVSKEVADLILLNDDFASIVAGIEEGRRVFDNLKSSIAYTLASNIPEITPFLAFIVLGIPLPVGVICILCIDLGTDMWPAVSLAYEKSESNIILRKPRIPLKDHLVSHRLLFLSYGQIGIIEACAGFVTYFVVMAEHGFLPYRLLDLRSSWDSIVVNDLQDCYGQEWTYEQRKILEYTCHTAFFVSIVIVQIADVMICKTRRVSLFHQGMDNWVLNFGIVFEITVACVVCYVPYMKEILRTYPLIFEWWLPGVPYAVIILVYDELRKLWIRRNPAGWWDRETCY